The following proteins are co-located in the bacterium genome:
- a CDS encoding type II CAAX endopeptidase family protein has product MNTMSEQLMLQPTSLPALIVGFLYIMMLLGGTLAASLLILRSRRSPIPWADRIAWLRARPWTWREGVGVLGLIGILIGSGWAISAMLNHPSEGTQIIIQGLTLDLAGIGGIAWLAHSRGWRWRESFGIGRLSPKLIQYGFVFYITLIPFMLISSLVYQGILSVKGYPPNLQDIAILLSGNYSFWVRGIIFVFAVAVAPFFEECLFRGIFLPIAIRKFGLGAGIFIVSLLFASIHFHLASFIPLLIIAAGFSIAYLYTKSLWVPIIMHGLFNGINLAMLLVIRP; this is encoded by the coding sequence ATGAACACAATGAGCGAGCAGCTTATGTTGCAACCGACTTCACTGCCCGCCCTCATTGTGGGGTTCTTATATATCATGATGTTGTTGGGAGGGACTCTGGCGGCCTCCCTTCTGATCCTCCGCTCCAGACGGTCACCGATTCCCTGGGCTGACCGCATTGCGTGGCTCCGCGCACGCCCATGGACCTGGCGGGAGGGCGTGGGAGTCCTCGGCCTGATCGGCATCCTGATTGGCTCAGGGTGGGCAATCTCCGCTATGTTGAATCACCCCAGCGAAGGCACACAAATCATCATTCAGGGACTTACCCTGGATCTGGCCGGGATCGGCGGCATCGCGTGGCTCGCTCATTCCCGCGGTTGGCGTTGGCGAGAATCCTTCGGTATTGGCCGCTTATCCCCAAAACTCATCCAATACGGGTTTGTATTTTACATCACCCTCATCCCGTTCATGCTCATAAGTTCCCTCGTTTACCAGGGAATCTTGTCGGTCAAAGGCTACCCCCCCAATCTCCAGGACATTGCCATCCTGCTGTCCGGAAATTATTCATTCTGGGTCCGGGGAATCATCTTTGTATTTGCAGTCGCGGTTGCTCCTTTTTTTGAAGAATGTCTCTTTCGGGGAATCTTCCTTCCCATAGCCATCCGCAAGTTTGGTCTTGGCGCGGGCATCTTCATCGTTTCGCTTCTCTTTGCATCCATCCATTTCCATCTGGCCTCATTCATCCCGCTGCTGATCATCGCGGCCGGATTTTCCATTGCCTATCTGTACACCAAATCCCTATGGGTTCCCATCATCATGCATGGGCTGTTCAACGGGATCAACCTTGCCATGCTACTTGTCATACGCCCTTAA
- a CDS encoding aminopeptidase P family protein, which produces MRDDEMNVEQKLLALRKLMSGRKVAALVIPSSDPHQSEYVGARWQTRKWASGFSGSAGTLVITLKTAALWTDGRYFLQAEHELQGSGIKLFKSREPNVPTVNDWIADQLKPGQTVAFDGQVVSLESVQEMEKTFSSKKLKLHTHEDLCDQVWTDRPPVSVAPAMDFPVKYAGIGRVKKLAAVRATLVKKGADTLLLASLDDIAWLFNIRGVDVEHSPVVLAYALVGMKNVFLFVDRTKIPIALQKSLKKQGITLRPYDTVCRAIHAMPSGKVLCFNPRRVNKMLSDAIPKGVRQIEESIDITTELKAVKNPVEQSHWHTAARLDGLALVKFFAWLENALKKGARITEYTAREALKEFRREAPEYRDDSFNAICGYQANAAMIHYTVAPESAALLKPKGLFLVDSGGNYYEGTMDTTRTVALGPVSVSARRHYTLVLKGMIALSRVCFPVGLTGTHLDALARLPLWADGLNYKHGSGHGVGAYLNVHEGPHGFTSAWNQSVFKPGMVVTIEPGFYREGEYGIRIENMVMVAEAGNTEYGQFLRFDTLTLCPIDTAPIIPKLLTPEERAWLNAYHKNVWTCLSPHLKGDALVWLRQKTKLI; this is translated from the coding sequence ATGAGGGATGATGAGATGAATGTTGAACAGAAATTACTGGCTTTAAGAAAACTGATGTCAGGGCGCAAGGTGGCGGCGCTGGTGATACCGTCGTCGGATCCCCATCAGAGTGAATATGTCGGGGCTCGCTGGCAAACCCGTAAGTGGGCCTCTGGCTTTTCCGGGTCAGCCGGGACCCTGGTGATAACCCTGAAAACAGCCGCGCTCTGGACAGATGGTCGCTATTTTCTTCAGGCTGAACATGAATTGCAGGGGAGTGGAATCAAGCTATTCAAAAGCCGGGAGCCAAATGTGCCGACTGTAAATGATTGGATTGCTGATCAACTAAAGCCCGGTCAAACCGTGGCTTTTGATGGACAGGTGGTTTCCCTCGAATCGGTACAGGAAATGGAGAAGACGTTTTCCTCGAAAAAACTTAAACTCCATACTCACGAAGATTTGTGCGATCAGGTTTGGACGGATCGTCCTCCGGTCTCCGTAGCACCAGCCATGGATTTTCCTGTCAAATATGCAGGGATAGGGCGGGTCAAGAAACTCGCCGCTGTACGTGCGACGTTGGTGAAAAAGGGGGCTGACACCTTGTTGCTGGCCTCTCTGGATGACATTGCCTGGCTATTCAACATCAGAGGCGTCGACGTTGAGCATTCTCCGGTGGTTCTGGCCTATGCCTTGGTGGGGATGAAGAATGTGTTTCTGTTTGTTGATCGAACCAAAATCCCCATTGCACTGCAGAAATCGCTTAAGAAGCAGGGCATCACGTTGCGTCCCTATGACACTGTATGCCGGGCCATCCATGCCATGCCGTCGGGTAAGGTCCTCTGTTTCAATCCGCGGCGGGTAAATAAAATGCTGTCTGACGCTATTCCCAAGGGGGTTCGGCAGATAGAGGAATCCATTGATATCACCACGGAATTGAAGGCTGTCAAAAATCCAGTTGAGCAGTCGCATTGGCATACCGCCGCCAGGTTGGACGGTTTGGCGCTGGTGAAGTTCTTCGCCTGGCTTGAAAATGCCCTGAAGAAGGGGGCGCGGATAACGGAGTATACGGCGAGGGAAGCGCTTAAGGAATTTCGGCGGGAAGCCCCGGAATATCGGGATGACAGTTTTAATGCAATATGTGGTTATCAGGCCAATGCGGCCATGATTCACTATACAGTCGCTCCTGAGTCGGCGGCCCTGCTCAAGCCGAAGGGTTTGTTTCTCGTGGATTCGGGGGGGAATTATTACGAAGGAACCATGGATACGACCCGGACAGTGGCGCTTGGTCCTGTATCGGTGTCGGCGCGTCGCCATTATACCCTGGTGCTGAAAGGGATGATAGCGTTGAGTCGGGTGTGTTTTCCTGTCGGGCTGACCGGCACCCATCTGGATGCGTTGGCGCGACTACCGCTATGGGCGGATGGCTTGAATTACAAACATGGAAGTGGGCATGGGGTGGGGGCTTATCTCAACGTGCATGAGGGCCCACATGGATTCACTTCTGCATGGAATCAAAGTGTATTCAAGCCCGGGATGGTGGTGACGATTGAACCCGGCTTCTACCGTGAGGGCGAGTATGGGATCCGGATTGAGAATATGGTTATGGTCGCGGAGGCGGGAAATACCGAGTATGGGCAATTCCTGCGGTTTGACACCTTGACGCTGTGCCCAATTGATACCGCGCCAATAATCCCGAAACTGCTCACCCCTGAAGAGCGCGCGTGGCTGAATGCTTACCATAAGAATGTCTGGACTTGTCTGTCGCCACACCTTAAAGGTGATGCCCTCGTCTGGCTTAGGCAGAAAACCAAATTAATTTAA
- a CDS encoding glycosyltransferase family 2 protein: protein MDISVVVPIFNEEESVELLVSRLHAALTAIGRSYEIVLVDDGSKDNSWKKMKELSTQYSGLHLIQFRRNFGQTAAMSAGFNESHGEIIITMDADLQNDPTDIPKLLAEIDKGFDVVSGWRRDRKDTYINRRLPSVIANYLISHITGVHLHDYGCTLKAYRREIVQNIQLYGELHRFIPALASWVGGQISEVVVTHHARQFGTTKYGIGRTFRVILDLVTVKFLMRYSTRPIHIFGKWGMAFGALGMLMILFMAGANLSHLFFSTEFCSELIKRPFWVITPFMLIFFGLQFVSIGLLAELQIRTYHEAQQKPIYVIRESIEPTDLPKGTQKS from the coding sequence ATAGATATTTCCGTGGTGGTACCGATTTTCAATGAGGAAGAGAGCGTTGAACTACTGGTTTCACGCCTGCATGCCGCCCTGACGGCCATCGGTCGTTCCTATGAGATTGTACTGGTCGATGACGGCAGCAAAGACAATTCATGGAAAAAAATGAAGGAGTTGTCCACGCAGTATTCCGGACTCCACCTCATTCAATTCCGCCGCAACTTCGGCCAAACCGCAGCCATGAGCGCCGGCTTCAATGAGTCCCACGGCGAGATCATCATCACGATGGATGCCGACCTTCAGAATGATCCCACGGATATCCCCAAGCTGCTGGCCGAGATTGATAAAGGATTTGACGTTGTGAGCGGCTGGCGCCGGGACCGGAAGGACACTTACATCAACCGTCGCCTCCCCTCTGTTATTGCCAATTACCTGATCAGTCATATCACAGGCGTCCATCTTCACGATTACGGGTGCACCCTCAAGGCCTATCGCCGGGAAATCGTGCAGAACATCCAATTGTACGGGGAACTCCACCGGTTTATCCCCGCGTTGGCGAGCTGGGTGGGCGGACAGATCTCCGAAGTTGTGGTCACCCATCATGCCCGGCAATTTGGCACAACCAAGTATGGGATCGGACGAACCTTCCGCGTTATTCTGGATCTGGTCACCGTGAAATTCCTGATGCGCTACAGTACTCGGCCGATCCACATCTTCGGCAAGTGGGGGATGGCTTTTGGGGCCCTCGGCATGCTGATGATCCTCTTTATGGCTGGGGCAAATTTATCCCACCTTTTCTTCAGCACAGAGTTCTGCTCCGAGTTGATCAAAAGACCATTCTGGGTCATCACCCCTTTCATGCTCATTTTTTTCGGGCTTCAATTTGTCTCCATCGGACTGCTGGCGGAACTTCAGATCCGGACCTATCATGAGGCACAACAGAAACCAATCTACGTCATCCGGGAATCCATTGAACCGACCGACCTTCCCAAGGGCACCCAGAAATCCTGA
- the mtnA gene encoding S-methyl-5-thioribose-1-phosphate isomerase translates to MSIRTIDWSPDSPASLLPGSVILVDQIRLPGELVYVRTQSVKEIWQAIKTLQVRGAPAIGIAAAMGVATAIQSEATATTPELANIALQAADYLSTSRPTAVNLFWALDRMREVIRASATLAPLAFKERLVREAIQVRDEDAAMCHAIGKHGATLLHDGATVLTHCNAGGLATAEYGTALAPIYVASEQKMKIRVFADETRPLLQGARLTAWELMQAGIDVTLICDNMAAHVMKTKKIDAVMVGADRITANGDAANKIGTYGLAVLAKAHSIPFYVLAPSSTFDFSLKTGAEIPIEERAAEEITMGFGRRTAPEGVKTYSPAFDVTPAALITAIVCEKGILYPPFALTPGLTTAKSG, encoded by the coding sequence ATGTCTATCCGCACCATTGATTGGAGCCCCGATTCACCTGCCAGCCTGTTGCCGGGCTCGGTCATCCTGGTAGATCAAATCCGCCTGCCAGGCGAACTGGTTTATGTGCGCACCCAAAGCGTAAAGGAGATCTGGCAAGCCATCAAAACGCTTCAAGTCCGCGGTGCTCCCGCCATCGGCATTGCCGCGGCAATGGGAGTCGCAACGGCCATCCAGAGTGAAGCGACGGCCACTACCCCTGAATTGGCAAACATCGCCCTCCAGGCGGCAGACTACCTATCCACCTCGCGCCCCACCGCAGTCAATCTGTTCTGGGCACTCGACCGGATGCGCGAGGTAATCCGGGCCTCCGCCACCCTTGCGCCGCTTGCCTTTAAGGAACGCCTGGTTCGTGAGGCGATTCAGGTTCGCGATGAGGATGCGGCGATGTGTCACGCCATCGGCAAACATGGCGCCACCCTTCTCCATGATGGCGCCACCGTGTTAACCCATTGCAATGCAGGGGGACTGGCGACAGCCGAGTATGGCACCGCCCTGGCCCCCATTTACGTGGCTTCCGAGCAAAAAATGAAGATCCGGGTCTTCGCAGATGAAACGCGCCCCCTGCTTCAAGGGGCCCGTCTGACGGCCTGGGAATTGATGCAGGCCGGAATCGACGTCACTTTAATCTGTGACAACATGGCGGCGCATGTCATGAAAACCAAAAAAATTGATGCCGTCATGGTCGGGGCTGATCGCATTACGGCCAACGGTGATGCCGCCAATAAGATTGGTACCTATGGTTTGGCCGTCCTTGCCAAGGCGCACAGCATCCCGTTCTACGTACTGGCCCCCAGCTCTACCTTTGATTTTTCATTAAAGACGGGAGCGGAAATTCCCATTGAAGAACGGGCGGCAGAAGAAATCACCATGGGGTTCGGACGTCGCACGGCACCAGAAGGTGTTAAAACCTATTCTCCCGCATTTGATGTAACACCGGCCGCCTTGATTACCGCCATTGTTTGCGAAAAAGGGATCCTCTATCCCCCCTTCGCGCTCACACCCGGGCTCACCACCGCGAAGAGCGGCTAA
- a CDS encoding serine/threonine-protein kinase, with protein sequence MSDFTLAGFELIEKVGEGGMGQVWKARQLSLDRLVAIKFLPPRLSHDPESIRQIIKEARTAAKLKHPGIVHVYDASEQDGHCCLVMEYVDGYTVGQWVTRKKLLSYKDALVVIESVAVALKYAWREAGLIHCDIKPENIMIDHDGTIKVADLGLSITRESQSAHQASDEIVGTPGYISPEQVRGDVQLDCRTDIYALGCCLYQMVTGERPFKSLTDSEAMEAQVSSQIPDPRDLVPGIPASVCGLIEWMLIKDREHRLADWDAVLKELHRVQKSSMFTREVPSEGASTMRRRVQATAPIPDSKNDGRRPALVRIAVILVVGVLLAAILEWRTRWVIHKKIPIVGDPIPTLTVKAVTNVPPPAPHPVVIPLNHDKEIARATKRIHRMVEDFIASGDFSEGIQWLESYSEGYAKETLGLRQNLAQSLKTKKEVQDEVVKAEADWTNRLVEITSCVLSGKYMVAHQLVDAAQKEDKLRKHQTEMVSMNRILEDACVLPDKVLKTFEPDVGRIVVIQLVRGPFTGRLIAIRDRKLVMKTMNDTAQIDVRFEELSSAERQARLLALDLPEGNLVRGVAAYNGEKDDEAEALLGKTGSVLGPMLIERKKALAGFAKPPEPAQDIARANEEASMVEDPAFIAFAKLLKRAGIDLAQHDLSKMRSAIESAPMSCEIAKQADRAMDEYLEAHGTSTFAEKHADLVLAFQSACGRAMRQSQFRP encoded by the coding sequence ATGAGTGATTTTACACTAGCGGGATTCGAGCTGATTGAGAAGGTTGGGGAAGGTGGCATGGGGCAAGTATGGAAAGCCCGCCAGCTTTCCCTGGACCGGCTTGTGGCAATCAAGTTTCTCCCTCCCCGGCTGAGTCATGATCCCGAGAGTATCAGGCAGATTATCAAAGAGGCGCGGACGGCTGCAAAACTGAAGCATCCCGGTATTGTGCATGTTTATGATGCCAGTGAACAGGATGGGCATTGCTGTTTGGTAATGGAATATGTCGATGGGTATACCGTCGGGCAGTGGGTTACGCGCAAAAAACTCCTTTCGTATAAAGATGCGCTGGTGGTGATCGAGTCTGTTGCCGTAGCTCTCAAATATGCGTGGCGTGAGGCTGGCTTAATTCATTGCGACATAAAGCCTGAAAATATCATGATTGATCATGATGGCACCATCAAGGTGGCTGATCTCGGGTTGTCGATCACTCGCGAATCGCAGAGTGCGCATCAGGCCTCCGATGAAATTGTAGGCACCCCGGGTTACATTTCTCCCGAGCAGGTTCGGGGAGACGTCCAATTGGATTGCCGTACTGATATTTATGCATTGGGGTGCTGCTTGTATCAGATGGTGACTGGAGAGCGGCCGTTTAAAAGCCTTACCGACAGTGAGGCCATGGAAGCCCAGGTGTCTTCGCAGATTCCGGACCCTCGCGACCTTGTTCCCGGAATTCCGGCTTCTGTGTGTGGTTTGATTGAATGGATGCTCATTAAAGACCGGGAGCATCGTCTTGCGGATTGGGATGCCGTTCTGAAGGAATTGCACCGGGTGCAAAAGAGTTCCATGTTCACGCGCGAGGTTCCGTCTGAGGGGGCTAGTACCATGCGGCGGCGTGTGCAGGCCACAGCTCCAATTCCTGATTCGAAGAACGACGGGAGACGCCCTGCCTTGGTTCGCATAGCTGTAATATTGGTGGTGGGTGTTCTGCTTGCGGCAATTTTGGAGTGGCGGACGAGGTGGGTTATTCATAAAAAAATTCCGATCGTAGGGGATCCGATTCCGACGCTTACAGTTAAGGCGGTAACCAATGTGCCCCCTCCGGCGCCTCATCCGGTTGTGATCCCTCTGAATCATGATAAGGAAATTGCACGAGCAACGAAGCGAATTCACAGGATGGTTGAGGACTTCATTGCGTCCGGGGATTTTTCTGAAGGAATCCAGTGGCTTGAATCCTATTCGGAAGGCTATGCCAAAGAGACACTGGGGCTCCGTCAAAATCTCGCGCAGTCCCTGAAGACTAAAAAAGAAGTGCAGGATGAGGTTGTAAAGGCGGAGGCGGATTGGACGAATCGCCTGGTGGAGATTACCTCCTGCGTCTTATCGGGGAAATATATGGTTGCCCATCAATTGGTGGATGCGGCGCAAAAAGAAGATAAATTGCGAAAGCACCAGACCGAGATGGTCTCCATGAATCGTATTTTGGAAGATGCCTGTGTCCTGCCAGATAAGGTCCTGAAAACTTTTGAACCTGATGTCGGAAGAATCGTTGTCATCCAGCTTGTACGCGGTCCATTCACGGGGAGGTTGATTGCGATCCGTGATCGAAAATTGGTTATGAAAACCATGAATGATACGGCACAAATTGATGTGCGCTTTGAAGAGTTGTCTTCAGCGGAACGTCAAGCACGTCTTCTTGCTCTTGATCTTCCTGAGGGAAATTTAGTTCGTGGGGTGGCGGCGTATAACGGTGAAAAGGATGATGAGGCTGAGGCCCTTTTGGGAAAGACCGGTTCGGTACTTGGGCCCATGCTAATAGAGCGAAAGAAGGCTCTTGCAGGTTTTGCTAAGCCCCCGGAACCAGCGCAGGACATTGCGCGCGCTAATGAAGAGGCGTCTATGGTTGAGGATCCGGCCTTCATCGCCTTTGCCAAGCTTTTGAAGCGGGCGGGGATTGATCTCGCACAACATGATTTGTCGAAAATGAGAAGTGCCATCGAATCTGCTCCAATGAGCTGTGAAATAGCCAAGCAGGCAGACCGGGCTATGGATGAGTATTTAGAGGCCCACGGGACCTCTACCTTTGCGGAGAAGCATGCGGATCTGGTTTTAGCTTTTCAGAGTGCGTGTGGACGTGCGATGCGTCAATCGCAGTTCCGCCCTTGA
- a CDS encoding response regulator, with protein MKVVLIDDDPHVLSVLGKLLKRRGHEVLTYDSPLSCPIYSSALCPCSPECICPDVIISDVDMPKVNGLKFIEMVSRKGCKCRKLALISGKGLESDDVSRMTKLGTRFFAKPLDFSAFVEWLIRTEQIGN; from the coding sequence ATGAAAGTGGTTTTAATTGATGATGACCCACATGTTTTGTCTGTATTAGGAAAACTGCTTAAGCGCAGGGGGCATGAGGTATTAACCTATGATAGCCCGCTTTCATGCCCCATCTACTCATCAGCATTGTGCCCCTGCAGCCCGGAATGCATTTGTCCAGATGTAATTATTTCGGACGTCGATATGCCAAAAGTGAACGGACTTAAGTTTATTGAGATGGTATCCCGTAAGGGCTGTAAATGCAGAAAATTAGCCCTGATTTCCGGCAAGGGATTGGAATCTGATGATGTGAGCCGAATGACAAAACTTGGCACAAGATTTTTCGCAAAACCACTCGACTTTTCTGCATTTGTCGAATGGCTGATCCGGACAGAACAAATCGGCAACTGA
- a CDS encoding flavoprotein, translated as MATRDEQGLAPRVVLGVTGSIAAFKAVELLRLMQKKGWDVSVVMTDAATRFVTPLTFQTLSRNTVGQGLFDETDGWHPEHIAYADRADVLLIAPCTANVIAKIAYGLADDLLTCTVLATKAPLVIAPAMNDNMWAHPATRANVVTLQARGVAFVEVASGDLACGREGQGRLADLQNILTVVESVLTKSLLKRGVST; from the coding sequence ATGGCAACAAGGGATGAACAAGGATTAGCCCCACGTGTGGTGTTAGGGGTAACGGGCTCGATAGCGGCATTTAAGGCCGTTGAGTTACTACGCCTGATGCAGAAAAAAGGCTGGGATGTTTCTGTGGTCATGACAGACGCAGCAACCCGGTTCGTTACTCCACTTACCTTTCAAACTTTGTCACGAAACACTGTGGGGCAGGGCTTGTTTGATGAGACGGACGGCTGGCATCCGGAGCACATTGCTTATGCGGATCGGGCGGATGTATTGCTGATAGCCCCCTGTACGGCCAATGTCATTGCCAAAATCGCGTACGGTTTAGCAGATGATTTACTGACCTGCACCGTGCTGGCAACGAAGGCGCCGCTAGTGATCGCGCCAGCGATGAATGACAACATGTGGGCTCATCCAGCGACCCGGGCGAATGTGGTAACCCTGCAAGCCCGTGGGGTGGCCTTTGTTGAGGTTGCCTCTGGCGATCTGGCCTGTGGCAGGGAGGGGCAGGGGCGCCTGGCCGACCTGCAAAACATTCTTACGGTGGTAGAGTCTGTATTAACGAAATCTCTATTGAAAAGAGGAGTGAGCACATGA
- a CDS encoding excinuclease ABC subunit UvrC yields the protein MITIPDKVRLKLQELPEQPGCYLMRDRRGKIIYIGKATSLRKRVQSYFRASTWARADPKLRGLIRSVDDFDIVVLRNEAEALLTEGQLIKDYKPRYNVDLRDDKRFLMLRIDLVEPWPQFKAVRIRREDGAVYLGPYVNSVATRVAMDFVERKFGLRKCAPREPDATNHKHCINDIVRFCSAPCIGRITREAYLEKVMAACAFLRGETPVLLEALRANMEEAASLHRFEDAAALRDTWFMLREITQQRARVASTPAIKVEDAKAGLLGLQQALGLATPPHVIECYDISNISGTHSVASMVCAVEGIPSPHRYRHFRIRTVHQSDDPAMMAEVIRRRFERLQREGGRGPDLLVVDGGLSQLNAARGELMLLGITHVPVIGLAKRFEEIHVPGQTAPLRLSSDSKALYVLQRIRDEAHRFALAYHRRLRGRLLRESALDEIPGMGEKRKMSLLSHFGSVLRLQRASIEEIATVPGVSLSSAKTISEWLHKGESG from the coding sequence GTGATCACGATTCCAGATAAGGTGAGGCTGAAACTGCAGGAACTCCCCGAACAACCGGGGTGTTATCTCATGCGGGATCGGCGCGGTAAAATCATTTACATCGGTAAGGCCACTTCTTTGCGAAAACGCGTTCAGTCTTATTTTCGCGCCAGTACCTGGGCGCGGGCTGATCCCAAACTGCGCGGCTTGATCCGGAGCGTGGACGACTTCGATATTGTGGTTCTGCGTAATGAGGCTGAAGCTCTGTTGACGGAAGGTCAACTGATCAAGGACTACAAGCCCCGTTATAATGTCGATTTGCGTGATGATAAGCGTTTTCTCATGCTCCGTATTGACCTGGTGGAGCCCTGGCCCCAGTTCAAGGCGGTTCGAATCCGGAGGGAGGATGGGGCTGTTTATCTAGGCCCTTATGTTAATTCCGTGGCCACCCGGGTTGCTATGGATTTTGTGGAGAGGAAATTCGGGTTGCGCAAATGTGCCCCGCGCGAACCGGATGCAACGAATCATAAACACTGTATCAACGATATCGTTCGCTTCTGTTCCGCCCCTTGCATTGGACGGATCACCCGGGAGGCTTATCTTGAAAAAGTGATGGCAGCCTGTGCTTTCCTCAGGGGGGAAACACCAGTCCTGCTTGAAGCGCTGCGCGCAAACATGGAGGAAGCCGCCTCCCTGCATCGTTTTGAAGATGCCGCCGCCTTACGCGATACCTGGTTTATGCTTCGGGAGATCACTCAACAACGTGCGAGGGTGGCCTCCACGCCGGCAATCAAAGTGGAAGACGCCAAGGCCGGGCTACTGGGGTTACAGCAGGCGCTAGGACTTGCCACCCCGCCGCATGTAATTGAGTGCTATGATATTTCCAATATTTCCGGAACTCATTCGGTGGCCAGCATGGTTTGTGCTGTGGAGGGCATTCCCTCCCCTCATCGTTACCGTCATTTCCGGATCAGGACGGTGCATCAGTCGGATGACCCCGCCATGATGGCGGAGGTGATCCGCAGGCGGTTCGAGCGGTTGCAGCGGGAAGGAGGGCGAGGCCCTGACCTTCTGGTAGTGGATGGAGGGCTTTCGCAGTTAAATGCGGCGCGTGGAGAGCTGATGCTGTTGGGGATTACGCATGTGCCGGTGATCGGGCTGGCGAAACGGTTTGAAGAAATTCATGTGCCGGGCCAAACTGCGCCGCTTCGTTTATCATCGGATTCAAAAGCTCTTTATGTACTGCAGCGGATCCGTGATGAAGCGCATCGGTTCGCATTAGCCTATCACCGGCGGTTGCGGGGACGCCTGTTACGGGAGTCTGCACTAGATGAGATTCCCGGCATGGGTGAGAAACGGAAAATGTCATTGTTGAGCCATTTCGGGTCCGTGCTTCGGCTTCAACGTGCCTCGATAGAGGAGATTGCCACCGTCCCCGGCGTGAGTCTGTCCTCTGCTAAAACCATTTCAGAGTGGCTTCATAAGGGAGAGTCGGGTTAA